In one window of Frigoriglobus tundricola DNA:
- a CDS encoding DUF2271 domain-containing protein, with protein sequence MFAPAPRSVLVLLLVALAAGFLLARPGSTRPPDPPAPRADEFSFHRDHVIGTSLDLCIVAPDEGTAEDAELTVLNEIERLRTIFSTYDATTEISKLNRTREPVRVSAEMAEVLKAYELWQRKSDGAFNGQVGELVRAWRDGEKADREPAALTLDRIVADLKKPGWRRDAGTNTVTRLTDQPLNLNAIGKGFIIQNAFDAVREQHPTVSGLLINLGGDIRAWGAPPGGTGWAVGIQNPFRHFDNAPPLAGLRLTNRAVATSGGYERFYTINGKRYSHVFDPRTGRPAEGVASATVVAADNVTANALATTLCVLKPEDGLKLVASVPGAECLIIAADGKPFPSAGLRRFEVTAAPVPARQDKEDEKAEEPKAGAWPEGYQVTVAVELPKIEAKRYRRPYTAIWIENDKGKAVRTLAVWGNAPKYLKDLGDWWKIGKGDADLVKAVTRATRGPGKYDLVWDGKDDKGAALPQGTYTVRVEVHREFGAHLRQSGKIECKDKPATVKLEKNAETAETVIEFKKPEKK encoded by the coding sequence ATGTTCGCACCTGCGCCGCGTTCGGTGTTGGTCCTCTTACTCGTCGCACTCGCCGCGGGGTTCCTCCTCGCTCGGCCGGGAAGCACGCGGCCGCCAGACCCGCCCGCGCCGCGAGCGGACGAGTTCTCGTTCCACCGCGATCACGTCATCGGTACGTCGCTCGATCTGTGCATCGTCGCGCCGGACGAGGGCACGGCCGAGGACGCGGAACTCACGGTCCTCAACGAGATCGAGCGGTTGCGGACGATCTTCAGCACTTACGACGCGACAACGGAAATCAGCAAGCTGAACCGCACCCGCGAGCCGGTGCGGGTCTCTGCCGAGATGGCCGAAGTGCTGAAGGCGTATGAGCTTTGGCAGCGAAAATCCGACGGCGCGTTCAACGGTCAGGTGGGCGAACTCGTCCGCGCGTGGAGGGACGGGGAGAAGGCCGACCGCGAACCGGCCGCGCTCACGCTCGACCGCATCGTTGCCGACCTGAAGAAGCCGGGCTGGCGACGTGATGCGGGCACCAATACCGTGACGCGCCTGACCGACCAGCCGCTCAACCTGAACGCGATCGGCAAGGGCTTCATCATTCAGAACGCGTTCGACGCGGTGCGGGAGCAGCACCCCACGGTTTCAGGGCTGCTCATCAACCTCGGTGGCGACATCCGCGCGTGGGGCGCACCGCCGGGCGGAACGGGTTGGGCGGTCGGCATTCAGAACCCGTTCCGGCACTTCGACAACGCGCCCCCGCTCGCGGGCCTCCGGCTCACGAACCGGGCGGTCGCAACGAGCGGCGGGTACGAGCGCTTCTACACGATCAACGGGAAGCGGTACTCGCACGTCTTCGATCCGCGCACCGGGCGCCCGGCAGAGGGCGTCGCCAGTGCGACGGTGGTTGCCGCCGACAACGTCACCGCGAACGCGCTGGCCACGACGCTCTGCGTGCTCAAACCCGAAGACGGTTTGAAGCTGGTGGCGTCCGTGCCGGGAGCGGAGTGCCTCATCATTGCGGCCGATGGCAAGCCGTTCCCGAGCGCCGGTCTGCGGCGGTTCGAGGTGACGGCGGCTCCGGTGCCGGCCCGGCAGGATAAGGAGGACGAGAAAGCGGAGGAGCCCAAGGCCGGTGCGTGGCCCGAGGGCTACCAGGTGACGGTCGCCGTGGAGCTGCCGAAGATCGAAGCGAAGCGGTACCGCCGCCCGTACACGGCGATCTGGATCGAGAACGACAAGGGCAAGGCCGTCCGGACGCTCGCGGTCTGGGGCAACGCGCCGAAGTACCTGAAAGACCTCGGCGACTGGTGGAAGATCGGTAAGGGCGACGCGGACCTCGTCAAAGCGGTGACGCGGGCGACCCGCGGCCCCGGCAAGTACGATCTGGTGTGGGACGGCAAGGACGACAAGGGCGCCGCGCTGCCGCAGGGTACGTACACCGTGCGCGTGGAGGTTCACCGCGAGTTCGGCGCGCACCTCCGGCAGAGCGGCAAGATCGAGTGCAAGGACAAGCCCGCGACCGTGAAGCTGGAGAAGAACGCCGAGACCGCCGAGACGGTAATCGAGTTCAAGAAGCCGGAAAAGAAGTGA
- a CDS encoding PepSY-associated TM helix domain-containing protein, which produces MSRFHRWLLKTARTVHVYVTLFGLTLILFFAVTGFMLNHTEWFLPDDARLEAQTRRDARPLPLDRLPGGKLPVPSEASGEATGDEKLAVVEALRKEFDIRGELSSFGFVRDDNDRQQIKVEFKRAGGETVATIDTETAKTEVAATYQGWAIVMTDLHRGNRGNLSNEVKRTGRVWSFVIDGTCVLLLVVCATGLVMWWSLKSRGKWGAVLFLLGTAGAVGAYYWFVP; this is translated from the coding sequence ATGTCGCGCTTCCACCGCTGGCTGCTCAAAACGGCTCGGACCGTCCACGTTTATGTCACACTGTTCGGGCTGACCCTGATCCTGTTCTTCGCCGTCACCGGGTTCATGCTCAACCACACCGAGTGGTTCCTCCCGGACGACGCACGGCTCGAAGCGCAGACGCGGCGGGACGCGCGGCCGCTCCCGCTGGACCGGCTGCCCGGCGGGAAGCTCCCGGTGCCGTCCGAGGCGTCCGGCGAGGCGACCGGGGACGAGAAGCTGGCGGTGGTCGAGGCGCTGCGGAAGGAGTTCGACATCCGCGGCGAGCTGAGTTCGTTCGGGTTCGTCAGGGACGACAACGACCGGCAGCAGATCAAGGTCGAGTTCAAGCGGGCCGGCGGCGAAACGGTCGCGACCATCGACACCGAGACCGCGAAAACGGAGGTCGCGGCGACGTACCAGGGCTGGGCGATCGTGATGACCGACCTGCACCGCGGCAACCGCGGCAACCTGTCGAACGAGGTGAAGCGGACCGGGCGCGTGTGGAGCTTCGTGATCGACGGCACGTGCGTCCTGCTGCTCGTCGTCTGCGCGACCGGCCTCGTGATGTGGTGGTCGCTGAAGAGCCGCGGCAAGTGGGGCGCGGTCCTGTTCCTGCTCGGCACCGCGGGCGCGGTCGGGGCGTACTACTGGTTCGTGCCGTGA
- a CDS encoding peptide chain release factor family protein, translated as MAHSPPSAQGLPRATWSRLTEDQLLAQCDVDTYRASGPGGQKRNKTSSAVRLRHEPTGLIVIAEESRSQHENKAKALKRLWHALFLELRDPLPVGITPEVVAELPDYAAARDRSGRLHMSAKDPRFWPAVGVVLDVLAAVEARVADAATLLGVSTGNLIDFLQTEPKVWQEANRLRTVCGHKALR; from the coding sequence GTGGCCCACTCACCGCCGTCCGCTCAGGGATTGCCCCGGGCGACATGGTCGCGGCTGACCGAAGACCAGCTCCTCGCCCAGTGCGACGTGGACACGTACCGCGCTAGCGGCCCCGGCGGCCAGAAGCGCAACAAAACCAGTTCCGCCGTCCGGTTGCGGCACGAGCCCACGGGCCTCATCGTGATCGCCGAAGAGAGCCGGTCGCAGCACGAGAACAAGGCGAAGGCGCTCAAGCGCCTCTGGCACGCGCTGTTCCTCGAACTCCGCGATCCGCTGCCGGTCGGGATCACTCCCGAGGTGGTGGCCGAACTGCCCGACTACGCCGCGGCCCGCGACCGGTCCGGCCGGCTCCACATGAGCGCGAAAGACCCGCGGTTCTGGCCCGCGGTCGGCGTCGTACTGGACGTTCTCGCCGCGGTCGAGGCCCGCGTGGCGGACGCCGCGACCTTACTCGGTGTGTCCACCGGCAACCTCATCGACTTCCTCCAGACCGAGCCCAAAGTGTGGCAGGAGGCGAACCGCCTCCGGACCGTCTGCGGGCACAAAGCGCTTCGCTAA
- the tnpC gene encoding IS66 family transposase: MTPIPQPPELPSDLPPQVVAYIRILEATIAELTAQVTGLTTRVAELEARLNQNSTNSSKPPSSDAPHTKPAPPKPSSGKRRGGQPGHPKAERTLLPPDEIRTLKPATCRGCAHPLTGDDSNPAVHQVHEVPVVTPHVTEYRCHRLRCPHCGTTTVAAVPAEAATGYGPRAQAVAALLTGSCRLGKRGTSQLFADLFGLPLSPAMVCKLQHRTAEALKPVAEEALMYTCGQPANVDETSWKQGQKRAWLWVAVTTLVVAFLIRKTRGRSAFEDLRDGSTAVHTTDRYPVYTHLDKHKRQLCWAHLRRDFQAMIDRGGSGTAIGAALLACSDALFENWYRVRDGTLTRSTFRSVYIPALRRQVGEFLRTGAACGCAKTAATCGELLPVEASLWTFARVVGVEPTNNAAEREVRHAVCWRKTSFGTDSERGSRFVERILTVIASCRRQKRNVLAFLIDAVTAHRTGAKAPTLVPAQAQQQNVVNPLFANC, encoded by the coding sequence ATGACGCCGATCCCTCAACCGCCGGAACTCCCGAGCGACCTGCCCCCACAGGTCGTGGCGTATATCCGCATTCTTGAGGCCACGATTGCCGAGCTCACCGCCCAGGTCACCGGGCTCACCACCCGCGTCGCGGAACTCGAGGCCCGTCTCAACCAGAACTCCACCAACTCATCGAAACCGCCCTCGTCCGACGCCCCGCACACGAAACCGGCCCCGCCCAAGCCGTCCTCGGGCAAGCGTCGCGGGGGCCAACCGGGGCACCCCAAAGCGGAACGCACCCTGCTGCCGCCGGATGAGATCCGGACCCTCAAGCCGGCCACGTGCCGGGGCTGCGCGCACCCGCTGACCGGGGACGACTCGAACCCGGCCGTTCATCAGGTCCACGAGGTCCCGGTCGTCACGCCCCACGTGACCGAGTACCGGTGCCACCGGCTCCGGTGCCCGCACTGCGGCACGACAACCGTGGCGGCGGTGCCGGCCGAGGCGGCGACCGGATACGGGCCCCGGGCTCAGGCGGTGGCCGCGCTGCTCACCGGCTCGTGCCGCCTGGGCAAGCGCGGCACGAGCCAATTGTTCGCCGACCTGTTCGGCCTGCCCCTGAGCCCGGCGATGGTGTGCAAGCTCCAGCACCGAACCGCGGAGGCGTTGAAGCCGGTGGCCGAAGAGGCCCTGATGTACACCTGCGGGCAACCGGCCAACGTGGACGAGACCAGCTGGAAGCAGGGCCAGAAGCGGGCCTGGCTGTGGGTGGCGGTGACCACGTTGGTTGTGGCGTTCCTGATCCGCAAGACCCGGGGCCGAAGCGCATTCGAGGACCTACGGGATGGGTCGACGGCGGTCCACACGACCGACCGGTATCCGGTGTACACGCACCTCGACAAGCACAAGCGCCAGCTGTGCTGGGCGCACCTGCGGCGCGACTTCCAGGCGATGATCGACCGGGGCGGTTCCGGGACGGCGATCGGGGCGGCCCTACTGGCGTGTTCGGACGCCCTGTTCGAGAACTGGTATCGGGTCCGGGACGGAACCCTCACGCGGTCCACATTTCGCTCGGTCTACATCCCCGCGTTGCGTCGCCAGGTGGGCGAGTTCTTGCGGACCGGGGCCGCGTGCGGCTGCGCCAAGACGGCCGCCACGTGCGGCGAGCTGTTGCCGGTCGAGGCGTCGTTGTGGACGTTCGCGCGGGTCGTCGGCGTGGAACCGACCAACAACGCGGCCGAGCGCGAGGTGCGCCACGCCGTGTGCTGGCGCAAAACGAGCTTCGGGACCGACAGCGAACGCGGGAGCCGATTCGTGGAACGGATCCTCACGGTGATCGCCTCGTGCCGCCGCCAGAAGCGCAACGTCCTGGCGTTCCTCATCGACGCCGTCACCGCACACCGGACCGGCGCGAAGGCACCGACGCTCGTTCCCGCTCAGGCCCAACAACAGAACGTTGTGAATCCGCTCTTCGCAAACTGTTGA
- a CDS encoding dual specificity protein phosphatase 23 — protein MPPPGFSWVDRPRLAALARPRSDDDLRWLRRNGVDVLVSLTEDALPRHWVNDAGLLGVVVPVPDMEAPTDRQLDHILATVRKANSSGMGVAVHCAAGLGRTGTVLAAYFVAAGLSAREALVKVRNLRPGSVETAEQERAIERYARRMAGADADPPAGADDPA, from the coding sequence ATGCCTCCGCCGGGGTTCTCGTGGGTCGATCGGCCGCGGCTCGCCGCCCTGGCGCGGCCGCGCTCGGACGACGACCTGCGGTGGCTGCGCCGCAACGGCGTCGATGTGCTCGTGTCGCTCACCGAGGACGCGCTCCCGCGGCACTGGGTGAACGACGCCGGGCTCCTCGGGGTCGTCGTCCCCGTGCCGGACATGGAAGCGCCGACCGACCGCCAGCTCGATCACATTCTGGCGACCGTCCGCAAGGCGAACTCCTCTGGTATGGGCGTGGCCGTTCACTGTGCCGCCGGTTTGGGCCGCACCGGCACCGTCCTCGCCGCGTACTTCGTAGCAGCGGGCCTGTCGGCCCGCGAGGCACTCGTGAAGGTGCGCAACTTGCGCCCCGGGTCCGTGGAGACCGCCGAACAGGAGCGGGCGATCGAACGGTACGCCCGCCGCATGGCCGGCGCCGACGCCGACCCGCCCGCGGGCGCGGACGACCCCGCGTGA